One Spea bombifrons isolate aSpeBom1 chromosome 1, aSpeBom1.2.pri, whole genome shotgun sequence DNA window includes the following coding sequences:
- the MTTP gene encoding microsomal triglyceride transfer protein large subunit, translating to MVSLTLLFFFCILSTFSATIKVQPAGPKLDNDKLYQYFYTTEVLIDRPRGSIQDSVGYKISSDVDVNLVWRNPSNKDDQLIKIQMKNIKVESVSDRPQGKNIFTGAAKILGESDLFILQRPVLIQWSLGKVKSFYSYQNEPIILTNIKRGLASLFQIQFNSGSVNEDDVSGSCKVIYKTQQNQINKIKDLESCKIKKTGFTSFSKVLGVSTKGTSSTIYVIEDDNIKSVLAEENHVLTLNAYQDIAAKIVCKQKLQLKTVRSGPKEAAGKQMASVIKGIDSKYVAFTLVADQLKSECKSCPTLLQDWKAIRKDLLPKNLSKSGAGRNFLALIHSLRRANKSDILKLLKSEEKDVLPQLVDAVTFAQTPDSLEAMLEYLDFNNGSQFLLQERFLYACGLASHPNEIMLRALLDKNKEKIANYEIRETVVIIVGALIKKLCKDGKCDLPSVVEAKKIILEGLQNAKKPSDVKTYLLALKNANLPEGIPLLLKYSESGEGPVSSIAISAVKKYDPAFITEEVKKTMNRIYHQNVKIHEKTARTSAASIILNNNPSYMEVKNLLLSIGELPLEMNKYMLSVFQDIVQFQMPASKLVRQVLKDMWVHNYDRFSKPGSSSAYSGYVIHRPDSSATYSLDILYSGSGILRRSNMDTFFNSKNTQLHTIQVVIEAQGLESLIAATPDEGEEDLEAFAAMSAILFDVQLRPVTFFQGYSDLMSKILSTTGDPISVVKGLVLLMDHSETIQLQSGLKASAEFQGGLAIDISGGMEFSLWYRESKTSVNNRGALVIVGNVTVDSGFVNAGMETRLETESSFDFLTTVKFSSYPFLVCMQMDKGTFPFRRYITKYESLPSGKSYISRKGKVQTVAGSELPLHQENTNMCREVFGEQYSSSDSWF from the exons atggtatccttaactttgttatttttcttttgtattcttTCCACCTTCTCGGCCACAATAAAAG TACAACCAGCTGGTCCGAAGCTTGACAATGACAAGTTGTATCAATATTTCTACACAACTGAGGTGCTCATTGATAGACCCAGAGGATCAATTCAGGACAGTGTTGGCTACAAAATTTCCTCTGATGTGGATGTCAACTTAGTATGGAGGAATCCAAGCAACAAAGATGATCAGCTCATCAAAATTCAA atgaaaaatattaaagttgAAAGTGTAAGTGACCGCCCACAAGGCAAGAATATCTTCACGGGTGCTGCAAAAATACTTGGGGAAAGCGATTTATTCATTCTACAGAGACCAGTCCTTATACAATGGAGTCTCGGAAAG gTGAAAAGCTTTTACTCGTACCAGAATGAGCCCATCATCCTAACAAATATCAAGAGAGGTCTTGCTAGCCTCTTCCAGATACAATTTAACTCTGGTTCTGTCAATGAG GATGATGTTTCTGGCTCCTGTAAAGTTATCTACAAGACACAACAGAACCAGATTAACAAAATCAAGGACCTCGAAAgctgcaaaattaaaaaaacagggtTCACAAGTTTCAGCAAG GTCCTGGGAGTTTCTACTAAAGGAACATCTAGTACAATTTATGTTATTGAGGATGATAATATTAAATCAGTTCTGGCAGAAGAAAATCATGTCTTGACACTCAATGCTTACCAAGACATTGCAGCTAAAATTGTTTGCAA gcAAAAACTCCAACTGAAAACCGTTAGATCTGGACCCAAAGAAGCAGCAGGGAAGCAAATGGCATCAGTAATCAAAGGCATTGACTCAAAGTATGTGGCTTTTACCCTAGTGGCAGATCAGCTAAAGTCAGAGTGCAAAAGTTGTCCAACA CTGTTACAGGACTGGAAAGCCATTCGCAAAGATCTGCTACCCAAAAACCTGTCAAAAAGTGGTGCAGGCCGTAACTTCCTAGCCCTCATTCATAGCCTACGTAGAGCAAATAAATCTGACATTCTGAAGCTTCTCAAGTCTGAAGAGAAAGATGTTCT cccTCAGCTGGTTGATGCCGTGACTTTTGCTCAGACACCTGACTCATTGGAAGCTATGCTGGAGTATTTGGACTTCAACAACGGAAGCCAATTCTTATTGCAAGAGAGGTTCTTGTATGCCTGTGGTCTGGCTTCCCATCCCAATGAGATAATGTTGAGAGCCCTGCTT gacaaaaataaagaaaaaattgcAAATTATGAAATTAGGGAAACTGTGGTCATAATTGTGGGTGCCCTTATCAAGAAACTGTGTAAAGATGGAAAGTGTGACCTACCG TCTGTTGTGGAAGCAAAGAAAATCATCTTAGAAGGTTTACAGAATGCCAAAAAGCCTTCTGATGTTAAGACATATCTTTTGGCCTTGAAAAATGCCAATCTGCCGGAAGgaattccattgctgctaaaaTATTCGGAGTCCGGGGAGGGGCCTGTCAGCAGCATTGCTATCAGTGCTGTCAAGAAATATGATCCAGCATTCATCACTGAGGAG GTGAAGAAAACTATGAACAGAATCTATCACCAGAATGTTAAAATCCATGAAAAGACAGCCAGAACATCTGCTGCATCTATAATATTGAACAATAACCCTTCCTACATGGAGGTTAAAAACCTGCTTCTTTCTATTGGGGAACTCCCTCtagaaatgaataaatatatgctATCTGTGTTCCAAGACATTGTTCAGTTCCAGATGCCTGCCAG TAAACTCGTTCGACAAGTTCTAAAAGATATGTGGGTTCATAACTATGATCGTTTTTCTAAGCCTGGATCTTCTTCTGCTTACTCTGGATATGTTATAC ACAGACCTGATTCCTCAGCTACCTATAGTCTGGACATCCTGTATTCTGGATCTGGCATCCTAAGAAGAAGTAACATGGACACCTTTTTTAACTCTAAAAACACACAGCTACACACAATTCAG GTTGTAATTGAAGCTCAGGGTCTTGAATCCTTAATAGCCGCAACTCCTGATGAGGGTGAGGAAGACCTGGAAGCCTTTGCTGCAATGTCAGCCATCTTGTTTGATGTCCAGCTTCGGCCTGTTACCTTTTTCCAAGGATATAGTGATTTAATGTCCAAAATACTATCAACAACGGGTGACCCTATAAGTGTGGTGAAGGGACTCGTGCTTCTGATGGATCATTCAGAG ACTATCCAGCTTCAGTCTGGGCTAAAAGCCAGTGCAGAGTTCCAGGGTGGATTGGCCATTGATATCTCAGGAGGAATGGAATTCAGTCTGTGGTATAGAGAATCCAAAACCAGTGTTAATAATCG AGGGGCCCTTGTGATTGTAGGCAATGTAACTGTTGACTCAGGATTTGTGAATGCTGGCATGGAAACTCGACTTGAGACTGAGTCATCCTTTGATTTTCTTACAACTGTGAAGTTTTCATCGTACCCATTTCTTGTGTGCATGCAGATGGATAAGGGAACATTTCCATTCAG